In Rhipicephalus sanguineus isolate Rsan-2018 chromosome 1, BIME_Rsan_1.4, whole genome shotgun sequence, the DNA window CCATGTTATCACAATAGTTTCTAAACACTCCAGGAAAAGTGTACACACGGCTGAAACCTGGTTGAAACAATAAAGCCAGTGGTAAAGAAGTAGAAGGGCTCCGAAACATCATGTTCATGCACATTCACTAAATCAGCTCTGAAATTCTCACATTTTCCCGTGTTTTTTCAGAAAACAGGACTTTCATTCATCACTCAAAGCATCCTACGATGCTTCACTGCCATTTGTCCTTGACCACTCTGCATTGTATCATTCCATTTATCCTTAGTTGTTGTGAGGTAAGCACTTCTTGTCCTTGGAGAATAGGAAATGTTTCTCAATGGCAGCCACGAATATTCTGCATAGCAGCTTATCACTATAGACAGTCCTCAAACTTTTCTAATATATTTGCATATATTCCATACTGTCACAACAGGCcatcaaacacaaaaaagaaagcaaggaacTAATTAGGAACATAACATTGTAAAAAGTAGGACGAAGAAGAAATGCACCGACACAAGTACAGCTGCTTCTATGTCAGTTTTCATTTCTACTAagtcctcttttctttcttttcactctctttttttttgctactttGACACTCTCACACGTAGGTATTAACTTGCCCTGATAAAAATCCTTTTGCAAGGGACTAGTTCAGCCAGTGCAACTGGCCAAATCAAAGAAACACCCAATGACATTATCTCACACACAGCTTTGGTCCTTTGAGGCAAAACGAGGGAGGATAGGTGAGGGTATGGCCCACATCCCAAACAAAAGCAAAGGCACACTCCCTAGGCCCGCCGCCCGAAGTAGACTAGCCGAGTGAGCGTGGATGTGATGGACGGCACCTGCTTCTTCCGGTCCATGTTGGGGTCGCCCGGCACACACGACTCGTAGTAAAGTGCAACACGGCGGCACACCACCGTCAGCATGGACAACAGGTCCACAGACCGTGCTCGCTCCTGGAGCACTGAGCACAGGGCCTGTATGAACCATGAGCCTTGCGATGTATTGCGCCACGAGTAGAATCCTGGAGGGAAAAGGATTGTCAAAAAAGGAAAGATGGGAGGAATGTCAGCCACTACATGGACTTCTCAAGGCACTTTTGAAGCAGCCAAATAGTTGTCGTAAAGTAAGTACTCTATATTGTGCAGTAGCTTTTAAATTATGCAATGTTCACACTCAATAATCAACAAAGGAAGGTGGTATTGCATACAGAAAACCAGAATGCAAACTAAAGTGCACTTGTAACCTCAATATACATGAAACAGGTTGCAAAACTATTACTGAAATAACAGTAAACAAAACTAAATTACCTATAAAAGCACTGCGGAGATTAATGTCTGTAAACTGATTTTAATGAAGAATAACTGTTTATTTATGGCACTAGCTGCTAGTGACATAGGGCCATAGCAGTGAGGTTGACCTCTCGTGACCCAAAAAAGGAGTCAAATGAAAGTCAGAAAAAATGACGGCAAATAGTAAAAGAAAACTATTGCCAATATGGAACAGTTGTAATACCTCCTGGCAATTCCATTCAAAAATATACTGTACTCAGCCTGTGTAAAGAATGTTACTGTTCTGATATCAACACTGCGCCTCTGCAAGTGAACTGCTCCTAACAGtattgcagtgatgctaccgaggacttctgatttggagcaatttttggagcagcaaaatttccgttttggagcactttggagcagcaaaattttcatcttggagcactttggagcagataattttgcatctgggagcactttggagcagcgaattttatatcgtggagtgcaatacagaagcatattgcattagcattcaagcacctgagtattattatggggctcttatgaaggctagaaatatttcgattaggggtgtgcgaatatcaaatttttcgaatacgaatcgaatacgaatatccaccttcgaatatcgaatcgaatatcgaatatcaaaggaaaaatgcctccacagtaacaatattttatttaacatgtagctatttaaaaaaaaacattaacaacctgactggcaacacaacatacactgctatctccagaacacaatgtccaggctagcacaatgcacatcacaacacaagcaaataacacggcacaatgaaagtaattacTAGATGttgtcatgaagaaatatgagttgctccacatgatcaggcatcaggcgctcccttgtaacagagacaaccccgcacccccctgccactgaaaaggcacgctcgcttggaacagaagtggctggtattgggagttacatggggcaaagctttgccagactggggtatctgaacagtccgccaccagtcgcgtgggtcactgtctttcttcagaagtggtcccgcatagtgaacgagtggtagcgcggcacgttacggctgcataatattgaaaatgtacggttacatgatcgccaacagcgctgcacgtcggagatgcaccaccaataaatcatacgtattggggcacttgttgcaggcagatatcgtgcctccgtgtacttacaatgtttatcgctcctctcggcaacgtttttagcgatacgaacgcagcagaaatgtggaagacgagttatgttatgcatgataatcgaatcgcatattcgaatttttcgaatattcgaagttatcgaatattcaaaACTTTTCGAACAcgtgattttcgaatcgaatacgaatatttcgaatgtaatattcgacgaatatttgaaactttcggatattcgcacacccctaatttcgaTTCATTttaaatctcatggaaaaaatgatctcaggagcataggcgtgcgcacaggggggggggggggcggcggccaccctgccccccctaatcacctaagaggggggggggggcgcaaaatctgacccgtacattgacccttgcgatagcaattctatggacacccttggcggatttttgccgtcgccgttgccgtaattttccgtataaagtccaaattaataacatcaccacgcgcattctagccgcgggtaaaagctcgcgagcgctggcgacgaacgcggctgaagcggagattaaactagccggccgtctgtctccgccgcacggacagcgcatgagataacatcttcccgcgtgcgggcctgccgtcgattgctcatcaaacagagaagaaacgccccgcccgtttttcgtaaggagcatgaagggacgccaggggagcggaagggggggggggaccgcatcgttcgaagggcgcagtcgcttgcgcgcgcgctatctcgaggcatcaggagacggctcgtaaacttgctgtgctctcaacgcttacttcgcgtttagagaactcagagcaagaaaacgcttcggttcctggaggggccatattcccttgaaccagcgttttgttgagttacgcgagatcggatgcaagagagttagctgctagtcttacttcgtttcacaatacattttttttggtatcgcattcattgcttcgctcttaagcgaaacttagttttttaaatgcgaatgcatttcttagtcgggctatgtgaggcatccggcgttgtccgcgcgccggcaggtgttatctctctgctctcactccctctcccatagcaacagatgcgggcgcgcgcgcttaccctcgcccctagcaaccggagcatgtgttgcgagagtgtaggagagggtaggtgcagtgcttcgccgctccttctctcgccgttcgctctctctcctccctgcgccaccgcctcaatgcagtgcgtttgaaacgcgtttgtagcgtttgtgctgccttggcacagcctgaaaataGCGCGTTCTAAacacgtttgtgctgcattgaaggaggtggcaacatccctgaggtgattacgaacgcacgtaggaagcattcgttgaaagaggcgccctaaagggagacacttgagcgcgtcgatgtgtccagctttacgccattaaaattactaccccatgtactctcggcgcaagaaatgcattcgcatttcctcacgattcccttcggggaggtgggggcatttttttaaccgttagctattgacccccgaaagcgaggggcggacgtgtaacatggcgtagccgcttcactgtgggccatcAACGACgagcccgctactgacagctgcccatttgcggctgctccgaccaggggatattattttactaatgagatgacatttttaaaaaagcaagcaaaaaattcgaattggaaccctagcacgtgagctcgaaagggcagggccttttagggctatttaccgcagagtgattacaaactcagacgtgctggcggaaggaattacgaaaaagcggttctggatgaagatccatggataaagtacatCTGAGGAAaggtgtcaacgcgtttccaccgttcgtgtgctctttccataaacgcgaagcaaggaaaattcgatattgtcccatatatctactgcgagcgatcccagatttcattccgcgatgtccggaaacagacagacacagaagtgacagacattttagcggcactcatgtggttattactgaacattgctttccttacgtgccgtgcgacgcttgaaacgagctatcagcagcgtttctggaacagacgccgtcgcactttctcgctaccgataggcctagacgtcacgagcctctgcggagagcgcgttttgctgtcaagccgacttgcagaacagaagctgcgtcggcaccgtgcatggcatcgtgccttactcggaacgcacgcgcgagcgctatttattcagcggaataattcttggtccatgattgcgactttattggcagccccaagatcgagctgcacatgttctgacgtgccggcggtgcgattgccggtgatagacgcccccaaacccgagactttggcgcagtttgacgcaaatttcgtcgatattatcaggatggcgcagtaaatacaatttggcgcactttggcgcagttggcgcaggagtggaaccaCTGGTATTGCCATTAGTTCTCCCGTCATTGAAAACATTCATGCCAACAAAAGAGCACTGTTTTCGCAGAAGCTGCCACACAAGGTATAAcagaactgctgcaataagcactgcagaaaggcaacgacatcCATGGGTGAATGTTGcaccttggtggagcgagacaccCGCCAGTGGAacaccttcgcgcgttcacgaCTCAAGCTACAAGCCTCTGCCTCCTGCGTTCCTGaaacgcagtgtggtagtgtatgcatgagcacaggcacaggttaccctattactggggagcacaCACCTGCAGTTTCTCAcctcaattgacgacgctttgaaggagtgcatatggagtaccagtgtttattatgtgcttgttgatgctatcTTTGTGTGGGATTCATCccccatatgctgtgtccaagtatacgttaacaacttcagcgaccacaagggcgcaaatcatgatcatgggcgttagtcgtcgggatggagacgtgccactaggcatcaacatgggtgcgtccacgtcaaacagtgctatagcggccaaacaccaatggacattgtacaagctctcatatatcaatgcacaataaacaatcaactacatcTGGGAAGATACATTTCACTATTGTGatctaccgattcctatgacagagggatcagccatgatttttttgcatttagCACGGCAAATGGCACCACGCTGGCAACACATCTATTAAGACTGCATGGTCGCCACTTGTGGTCATAATCAACCACAAATTTATCTGAAACAGTCGCAGTGAGCACCAGTACATGTTCATACAGTGCTCAGTATGAAAATGCAATGGCCACTTGCactaactctttcgttaccacgcctattcaaatcgatcaccggtgatcgacgaaaaaagctgccgattttgacgcgttaaaaatttttcccGTGCATGCTGCGGCATCTCGCGTTTAGTTCTGGGACTGCTCTTCTACAATCCGTTTAAATGTTCCCGCTCTGACGACGTTACGATTTTTGACGGAGTTTTTCGCGAACGAATGCGCATGTGTTACTggaaaagggggcgtggctgccaCACTCGGGAAAAAAATGCGCTGCTCACGTTTGAGCTCCGTTATTATCAACATTTTGGTATCAAATGATTCCTAAGAAGTCAATTATCAAATTGTGTCGTCAGTTTTGCGAGGTAATAAATTTTGGCTGTGATAATTACATGAAAACGACACCTGCTACTCACTAGCGAGCTTTGCTTCCGAGTTTGCGCAATATTATTCAAATACAGCTCGTTTCTGAAGGTCCGTCGCGTCTCTAACTTGTTGACCTGGCCTTTTTAGCCagtttgcagcagttttggtttcgtttcttTTTATCTACGCGAGAGGGGCACATCGGGCGTTAGTgtcggcgcgcgcggcaatctcTCGGCCGCTCCCATGGCGTCGTCAACCCGCGGGGCTGCGTCGCGGGAAAAATGTTCCACTCGAAAGCGTGCTCAACCCGCTCACGAATTTAGTGAAGCTGAGTCGAGCTATGAgtccgaagacgacaccagctcatcttcaagcgctgacagcgacGTTGCTTCGAGCCAGCCCGGGCCATCCTCAGCTGTGTACCGGTAAGTTTCGTTTCGGCCTTGAGCGGTCTCGTCCGTCGGAAGCGCTTATCTGCCGATCTCGGTGCACGACCTTTGAGGTGTCCTGGTTATCTGCAGGATACGCACAGCGCTTGGACAGGATGTGCTGCCGCCGGCAGCCAGAAAGCTTCAATTTTCACCAAGAAGGCCGCCCGGCGCGCATCTCGGCCCGGCACACCGGAGCAGCGCAAGACGTTTCACGACGGCGCGCGATTTTTTTCCCTGTTTTTCACAGCAGAGGTAATCAGGACCATCTGCGAATATACTAACaaatatgcttggatgcatatCTTGGGCCTTCCGACGTATGCCGAAAAAGATGCTGACGTATGCCGACGTATgccaaaaaaagtgcagcaccaccccaaaaagatgccgaaaaggaaaaactgccgcaagtgctatgaggaatgcaaagttgaaaaaaaacGAACATTCTTTGTGAAACCTGTGGCGTCCACCTGTGCTTCACGAAAACAAGAaactgcttcaccgcatggcacgagcggtgaagcagttttggtctgcagtatttttgatctgtgtgaaaaatggctttatgcagattgtttatttttcttttagaatATTCCTAGACCAATTCCCTTCGAAATgtatattttgaattttgtttgttcgtaatatttttgtagatattgtgttttgtttgtactgtttttctcaagttcctgcaaaagtggtagatttcagattttttataagttttgtaacatcttttttgttttgaaacttgTGTTATCTATAAAGAGCAATTCATTATGCACAATTTGGTGTGCTGCAATGTTACCTAGAGCATTATTTATACTAGCAATAAATTCCTTCCTCAGACCTATAAAGAATGGCCATTTTCATGCGGTAACGAAAGAGCTAAGCACCCACAGTGCATACCTCCCAGTAGCATGCATATAACAGACTGCTGGTCCCAAAATGAATTGGAATATTCAACACAGTGTGCCACTGATTTCATAACATCATGGTTATAGTAGTACAGTCTTACTGACCTGGCACTGTTGAGTAGGCAGCCAGGAAGTCAGCATGTGTCGGGATGCGGTAGATCTGGCCCGGTGAATCAGACGTTTCCAAGACTGCCGGAGTGCCTTCATCCAACCTGTCACCGCGGCAAGCCTACAAGGGAAGACACAATGGCATTGCCAACTCAGCATCCCAGCTACTGGTCGGCTGTAGTCATTGAAAGAAAACTATCTCTTTTAACTATCAAGCACTGTGCttgactgggctggttggtacactATGAAAGGGGATGAGTGGTGCACACGAGAGATAAAAAGATGCTTTCCACATACAACTACAATGTGTATCTTGTGTCAGTGTGCCCTCCATTTCTCTTCACAGCAGTGAAACTAGATACCTACTGGAAAATAGTGTGACAGCTTGCTTAGAAGGTGCTCGAAATGATTATCATTGTTGTATGACTTTTTTTTAGGTGCATGTGCACATTCTGCTTTTTGTTCTGTTGCCTGCACAGATTCCTGCTCCTTATATACTGTGGTTTATTTGCAATAAGCTTTGGTTGCTAGTCAGTGCCATGTCTGTCGTCGTCACTTCGTCCTGTCCGAAGCGCTGTTTCAatctgttgtgtcgtgcgacccctggtggcATGCGAAAACACAAGTGTGGTAAAGGACCCTGTACATGCCACTGGTTGGGGCTGGGCCTCCCCCATGCCTGTTTGCTGCCACCAACCCGATGTGGCCATGCTCCTCATGTGACCTGTGTCTCGCTGACCAATCGCCCTTCCTCCCCATccataaaaccacctgcaataaacgcgggagatcAGTCTCCAGTCAGCCTCGCCGAAGCTCGGTCTACTAGTTGTCACTCTATGCACCCTCCCATtgcacctagagttactgtatatgctacctttaggtagcagagttgcgcataggtccgcctagcaaccacagctatgcggtgaagtcgcacttcgtttttgcaggcgacatgcctaccgtgtcgccgattaacatgtcaggcggtttgaagaccggcgataaacattcaCTGTtgatgacaagtgttaattcagttcactggcgcggcggcgtcgagaaatacaacaattagcccgagcgtcagcttctccgcaatgcatggctgctagcggcatttggaagacagatgcgcaactctgctacctaaaggtagcatatacagtaactctagttgcaCCCACTGCACCCCCCCGTGGCATGTACAGGGACCTTTACCGCACTGGTGTTTTCGCATgccaccaggggtcgcacgacaccaACACAAtccctttaaaaaaaataaccAAATTCAcaccatacctttttttttttcaaatgtaaaTACACCACATTTCTTGTACGTGCCCACGACTTACAAATAAGATAAAAATAATAATTACATTAACTGAACCCAGTTTAACGAACAATTTCCCACACAAAAATCGAATGCTGCTAACCTGAATGAAGAACAGCTTGGGTTTACCAAGCAGAGTGGGGCAAACGTTGCCACGGAAAGGGTCCATCACACTGTCCACCGGGAACTTTCCATCAGTTGCGTAAAGAATGTCACGGTCACCATGTGTCAGGATGCAGCAAACAAAGCAGTCATCGTCACTGTAGTCCTGTTGGCCCACTGCAAAAGCAGCAAATGAAGTATATTTACAGTCTATACCTCTGTCTGAACATCAGAATCAACAACAAGCTTTCGCCACTGCCCTCACTGTTATAGCAGGTGTTAGCGTACATTACTCAAATAAATGCATTAGTTTAAAATAAATCTCTTAAAACAATGCATACAACTAAAAAAAATGACATATGGTCACAGACCGATAATTAGAACTTGGTTGCAACCGCCCAAAAGCCTGAATAATCAACAACAGAAAACAAGTGACTTCATTTCACAAGTGGCCAGAAAAGGTTGTCAGCAtacattttcccacacattcccaTTCCCGCAATTTGGGGCAACATTCTCCAGCTATCCTGCCCTAGGATTCCGCATCATTTTTGCACGATTTCACGTGATCCTGCACCAAATGCAACAAAGTATATGGTCAGTATCGTTCCCGTCACTGTGAGGTCTTTTCACAGAGCTAGAAACGCTACCAGCCATCTAATTTCACATCTCCCCTGCCAGCCaacctctcctcctttcttttGATTAAACATCTTCCACTGCCAGTCAGGTGAAACCTCGCAAGACAGATCACTCAAGCATACCCCACCTGGAAACGTTTGTATCTTGACCTACAGG includes these proteins:
- the LOC119391161 gene encoding caspase isoform X4 → MANISGDNFQLNDNNANSSNETDAKSLFGGIFAGRPASKYPVLPTSLEDEEYKMTHPNRGKCVIFNNRHFEPHTKLSERRGTDLDADNLYYRFRELGFEPIIHHNMSRKAMLDELERLGQQDYSDDDCFVCCILTHGDRDILYATDGKFPVDSVMDPFRGNVCPTLLGKPKLFFIQACRGDRLDEGTPAVLETSDSPGQIYRIPTHADFLAAYSTVPGFYSWRNTSQGSWFIQALCSVLQERARSVDLLSMLTVVCRRVALYYESCVPGDPNMDRKKQVPSITSTLTRLVYFGRRA
- the LOC119391161 gene encoding caspase-1 isoform X2, yielding MANISGDNFQLNDNNANSSNETDAKSLFGGLSVGCCVPRIFAGRPASKYPVLPTSLEDEEYKMTHPNRGKCVIFNNRHFEPHTKLSERRGTDLDADNLYYRFRELGFEPIIHHNMSRKAMLDELERLGQQDYSDDDCFVCCILTHGDRDILYATDGKFPVDSVMDPFRGNVCPTLLGKPKLFFIQACRGDRLDEGTPAVLETSDSPGQIYRIPTHADFLAAYSTVPGFYSWRNTSQGSWFIQALCSVLQERARSVDLLSMLTVVCRRVALYYESCVPGDPNMDRKKQVPSITSTLTRLVYFGRRA
- the LOC119391161 gene encoding caspase-1 isoform X3 codes for the protein MANISGDNFQLNDNNGTYDGNETDAKSLFGGIFAGRPASKYPVLPTSLEDEEYKMTHPNRGKCVIFNNRHFEPHTKLSERRGTDLDADNLYYRFRELGFEPIIHHNMSRKAMLDELERLGQQDYSDDDCFVCCILTHGDRDILYATDGKFPVDSVMDPFRGNVCPTLLGKPKLFFIQACRGDRLDEGTPAVLETSDSPGQIYRIPTHADFLAAYSTVPGFYSWRNTSQGSWFIQALCSVLQERARSVDLLSMLTVVCRRVALYYESCVPGDPNMDRKKQVPSITSTLTRLVYFGRRA
- the LOC119391161 gene encoding caspase-1 isoform X1 → MANISGDNFQLNDNNGTYDGNETDAKSLFGGLSVGCCVPRIFAGRPASKYPVLPTSLEDEEYKMTHPNRGKCVIFNNRHFEPHTKLSERRGTDLDADNLYYRFRELGFEPIIHHNMSRKAMLDELERLGQQDYSDDDCFVCCILTHGDRDILYATDGKFPVDSVMDPFRGNVCPTLLGKPKLFFIQACRGDRLDEGTPAVLETSDSPGQIYRIPTHADFLAAYSTVPGFYSWRNTSQGSWFIQALCSVLQERARSVDLLSMLTVVCRRVALYYESCVPGDPNMDRKKQVPSITSTLTRLVYFGRRA